In Arachis hypogaea cultivar Tifrunner chromosome 17, arahy.Tifrunner.gnm2.J5K5, whole genome shotgun sequence, a single window of DNA contains:
- the LOC112766341 gene encoding probable serine/threonine-protein kinase PBL21 → MSCFSCFVSRAKDASRVEIDTGSRSASSGSGGGKYTAATESERRKKESYSEGKGKSTSNGKSSTAAASFGFRELAAATRGFNQVNLIGEGGFGRVYKGRLSTGQVVAIKQLSHDGHQGFQEFVMEVLMLSLLHHSNLVRLIGYCTDGDQRLLVYEYMPMGCLEDHLFDPPQDKEPLSWSTRMKIAVGAARGLEYLHCRADPPVIYQDLKSANILLDNEFNPKLSDFGLAKLGPVGDNTHVSTRVMGTYGYCAPEYAMSGKLTLKSDIYSFVVVLLELITGRRAIDSSRRPAEQNLISWVNV, encoded by the exons ATGAGCTGCTTCTCGTGCTTTGTTTCTCGCGCCAAAGATGCCAGCAGAGTCGAAATTGACACTGGTTCTCGATCTGCTTCCTCAG GCTCTGGTGGAGGGAAATACACTGCTGCTACTG AGagtgaaaggaggaagaaggaatcGTATTCGGAGGGGAAGGGGAAGAGTACGAGTAATGGGAAAAGCAGCACGGCGGCGGCGAGCTTTGGATTCCGAGAGCTGGCGGCGGCAACACGGGGTTTCAACCAAGTCAATTTGATCGGTGAGGGCGGTTTCGGACGCGTTTACAAGGGTCGCCTCTCTACTGGCCAG GTTGTTGCCATAAAGCAGTTAAGTCATGATGGTCATCAGGGCTTTCAGGAATTTGTGATGGAGGTTCTTATGTTAAGCCTTCTTCACCATTCTAACCTTGTCAGGCTCATAGGTTATTGCACCGATGGAGATCAAAGGCTTTTAGTTTATGAGTATATGCCTATGGGTTGCCTTGAAGATCATCTCTTTG ATCCTCCCCAAGACAAAGAACCACTAAGTTGGAGTACGCGGATGAAGATTGCTGTTGGGGCTGCCCGAGGTCTTGAGTATCTTCATTGTAGAGCTGATCCGCCAGTTATTTATCAAGACTTGAAGTCTGCAAATATCTTATTAGACAATGAATTCAATCCCAAACTGTCAGATTTTGGGCTTGCAAAACTTGGACCTGTTGGAGACAATACCCATGTTTCAACAAGGGTGATGGGAACATATGGCTACTGTGCACCAGAATATGCCATGAGTGGCAAATTAACACTTAAATCTGATATATACAGCTTTGTCGTGGTTTTGTTGGAGTTGATCACTGGGCGTAGGGCAATAGATAGTAGCAGAAGACCAGCGGAGCAAAACTTAATTTCATGGGTGAATGTTTAG